Proteins from one Impatiens glandulifera chromosome 2, dImpGla2.1, whole genome shotgun sequence genomic window:
- the LOC124926211 gene encoding nifU-like protein 3, chloroplastic yields MSAFTASTSVTASLSSRSTFIKKPSFNCNYELSSKHNSFLRGHFHFHTNKQLHPSPRHHHHHRAGSLVVSPSCVLPLTEENVEKVLDEVRPGLMADGGNVALHEIDGLVVVLKLQGACGSCPSSTMTLKMGIETKLRDKIPEILEVEQILDTETGLELNHDNIEKVLSEIRPYLAGTGGGVLELVEIKELNVVIVRLSGPAAGVMTVRVALTQKLREKIPSIVAVQLIE; encoded by the exons ATGTCTGCATTCACTGCTTCAACTTCTGTCACCGCTTCTTTATCCAGCAGGTCCACCTTCATCAAG AAACCCAGTTTCAATTGCAATTATGAGCTCTCCTCAAAACACAATTCCTTTCTCAGAGGACACTTCCATTTCCATACCAATAAACAACTCCATCCTTCTCCccgccatcatcatcatcatcgtgcAG GGAGTTTAGTAGTTTCACCAAGCTGTGTCCTACCACTAACTGAGGAGAATGTGGAAAAAGTTTTGGATGAAGTTAGACCAGGTCTTATGGCAGATGGAGGAAATGTGGCTTTACATGAAATTGATGGTCTTGTGGTGGTTCTCAAGTTACAAGGGGCATGTGGGTCTTGTCCTAGCTCAACCATGACACTCAAGATGGGAATAGAGACTAAGCTACGCGATAAGATTCCCGAGATTCTTGAAGTTGAGCAGATTCTCGACACAGAAACTGGCCTCGAACTAAATCATGACAATATCGAAAAG GTTTTATCGGAGATAAGACCATACCTTGCTGGAACAGGTGGGGGTGTTCTTGAGCTTGTTGAAATAAAAGAGTTGAATGTTGTTATAGTCCGTTTGAGTGGACCAGCAGCTGGAGTAATGACTGTGCGTGTGGCTTTAACTCAGAAGCTTAGAGAAAAGATACCTTCCATTGTTGCTGTTCAGTTGATAGAATGA
- the LOC124925407 gene encoding DUF21 domain-containing protein At2g14520-like has translation MAVEYRCCEPHFFINIMIAVLLVLFAGMMSGLTLGLMSMSLVDLEVLAKSGTPKDRIHAAKILPVVRRQHLLLCTLLICNAASMEALPIFLDSLVTAWGAILISVTLILLFGEIIPQSVCSRHGLAIGASVAPVVRVLVIICFPVAYPISKLLDYLLGHEHRALFRRAELKTLVNLHGNEAGIGGELTHDETTIIAGALELTEKIASDAMTPISEIFAIDINGNLDRELMNLVSERGHSRVPVYYDQPANIIGLVLVKNLLTINPEDDVPVKSVTIRRIPKVLETMPLYDILNEFQKGHSHMAVVVRKCYKTEEQRDHPVGTEMEVKVDIDNERSTPEEKALKTKRYLQKWKSFPNGGSNNNNSSIRGSRSKKWTNYIYSDILQIDGTPLPKLPEEEEIVGVITMEDIIEELLQEEIYDETDHHYEE, from the exons ATGGCGGTGGAGTACAGATGTTGCGAGCCGCACTTCTTCATTAACATAATGATCGCCGTTTTGCTGGTTCTATTCGCTGGAATGATGTCTGGACTCACCTTAGGACTCATGTCCATGAGTCTAGTCGATCTGGAAGTTCTCGCCAAGTCTGGAACTCCCAAGGATAGAATACACGCAG CAAAGATATTGCCAGTTGTAAGAAGACAACATTTGTTACTTTGCACCTTACTTATCTGCAATGCTGCATCAATGGAG GCACTTCCAATTTTTCTGGATAGTTTGGTTACTGCTTGGGGAGCTATCCTGATATCTGTTACTTTGATACTTCTGTTTGGGGAA ATTATTCCGCAATCAGTTTGTTCTAGACATGGATTAGCCATTGGTGCTTCTGTGGCCCCAGTTGTTCGTGTTCTTGTTATTATCTGCTTTCCCGTTGCGTATCCAATAAGCAAG CTGCTAGATTATCTCCTGGGTCATGAACATAGAGCTCTGTTTCGCAGAGCTGAATTGAAAACACTAGTTAATTTGCATGGGAATGAG GCTGGAATAGGTGGTGAACTCACACATGATGAGACAACAATTATTGCTGGAGCACTTGAGCTAACTGAAAAGATAGCTAGTGATGCCATGACTCCAATATCTGAAATTTTTGCAATAGATATCAATGGCAATCTAGACAG GGAGCTGATGAATTTAGTTTCAGAGAGAGGACATAGCAGGGTTCCAGTTTACTATGACCAACCAGCAAATATCATTGGGCTTGTTCTG GTGAAGAATCTCTTGACAATCAATCCAGAAGATGATGTGCCAGTTAAGAGCGTTACGATACGTAGAATCCCCAA GGTTTTGGAAACGATGCCTTTGTATGATATTCTAAATGAGTTTCAAAAAGGACACAGTCACATGGCTGTCGTGGTTAGGAAGTGCTACAAAACAGAAGAGCAGCGTGATCATCCTGTCGGGACAG AAATGGAAGTAAAAGTAGACATTGATAATGAAAGATCTACTCCTGAAGAAAAAGCTTTGAAAACCAAAAGATATCTCCAGAAATGGAAGAGTTTTCCCAACGGTgggagtaataataataatagttctATCCGGGGCAGTAGGAGCAAGAAATGGACGAATTACATATACTCTGACATTCTACAAATTGACGGAACCCCACTTCCCAAACTCcccgaagaagaagaaatcgtGGGTGTAATAACAATGGAAGACATCATTGAAGAACTTCTACAG GAAGAGATCTATGATGAGACGGATCATCATTATGAAGAGTGA
- the LOC124925829 gene encoding GDP-L-galactose phosphorylase 2-like: MILKIKRVHTVVSNYQREETEGGCGRNCLQKCCIHGARLPLYACKKVNKFSDKECQVPFLDTILLGEWEDRMQKGLFRYDVTACETKIIPGKYGFIAQLNEGRHLKKRPTEFRVDKVLQPFDGNKFNFTKVGQEEMLFQFEASEEDEALFFPDIPIDIENSPSIVAINVSPIEYGHVLLIPRVLDCLPQMIDRESFFLAILMAAEAGNPYFRLGYNSLGAFATINHLHFQAYYLAVPLPIEKASTRKLAILKNAVSISCLLNYPVRGLVFEGGHTVEDLSNAVSDSCICLQDNNIPYNVLIADSGKRIFLLPQWYAEKQALGEVSGEHLDTQVNPAVWEISGHMVLKRRMDYEDASEENAWRLLAEVSLSKERFEEVKELIFGQDDEPDKAVAKGSHQSMVTENQECLSLFG; encoded by the exons ATGATATTGAAAATCAAGAGGGTTCATACTGTTGTTTCCAACTACCAAAGGGAGGAGACTGAAGGAGGCTGCGGCAGGAACTGCCTCCAGAAGTGTTGTATTCATG GTGCAAGGCTTCCATTGTATGCTTGCAAGAAGGTGAACAAGTTCTCTGATAAGGAGTGTCAGGTTCCATTCTTGGATACTATCCTACTTGGAGAG TGGGAGGATCGTATGCAGAAGGGTCTCTTCCGATATGATGTCACTGCCTGTGAGACCAAG ATAATTCCTGGGAAGTACGGATTCATCGCACAGCTGAATGAAGGCCGTCATCTGAAGAAGAGGCCTACTGAATTTCGTGTTGACAAGGTCCTTCAGCCCTTTGATGGTAACAAGTTCAACTTCACTAAAGTTGGACAGGAAGAGATGTTATTCCAATTTGAAGCCAGTGAGGAAGATGAAGCTCTGTTCTTCCCAGACATTCCAATTGATATTGAGAATTCCCCTAGCATTGTGGCCATAAAT GTTAGTCCTATTGAATATGGGCATGTTCTGTTGATCCCTAGGGTTCTTGATTGCCTGCCTCAGATGATTGACAGGGAAAGCTTCTTCCTTGCTATTCTTATGGCAGCAGAAGCTGGAAATCCTTACTTTCGCCTCGGTTACAACAGCCTTGGTGCATTTGCCACCATCAACCACCTTCATTTTCAG GCTTACTATTTAGCTGTTCCCTTGCCCATCGAGAAGGCATCTACCAGGAAGTTAGCGATACTAAAAAACGCTGTCAGCATTTCGTGTCTGCTAAATTATCCCGTCAGAGGTCTTGTTTTTGAAGGTGGACATACCGTGGAAGATCTTTCCAATGCTGTATCCGATTCTTGCATATGCCTTCAGGACAACAACATACCATATAACGTGCTGATAGCGGACTCTGGAAAGCGCATCTTCCTCTTACCTCAG TGGTATGCGGAGAAACAGGCCCTTGGAGAAGTGAGTGGTGAGCATCTGGATACCCAAGTGAATCCAGCAGTATGGGAAATTAGCGGGCATATGGTGTTAAAGAGAAGAATGGATTACGAGGATGCATCGGAAGAGAATGCTTGGAGGCTTCTTGCAGAGGTCTCGCTTTCGAAAGAAAGATTTGAAGAAGTTAAGGAACTCATATTTGGACAGGACGATGAGCCAGATAAGGCAGTGGCCAAGGGCTCACATCAGTCCATGGTGACTGAAAACCAAGAATGTCTGAGTTTGTTTGGTTAA
- the LOC124923888 gene encoding uncharacterized protein LOC124923888, translating into MAQSSNRSPSPISNRQNPSSRFTEQNPIARRSLTGSPFSRPPILSNTKSFNSKTPANSPSDFTRNSAEFCSREDKENTVDHSMKPTKVRSPAILKKGSKNFMAPTISAASKFTPSPRKKILGEKNDSVRTSMSDSFEKVAERFEMNSEVGSDENEIEALNDDSDVLNLYQKEEGFESLSKETSSDFLGDDDCSLKKIPISFTVSPIIDADPSLPPYDPKTNYLSPRPKFLHFKPNPRIRSYLGKENGEIKMLEDIYELGNLSSDTEETESDDSQKGSCEEDSSPEVKTKGAKHQEEEEVEKDSSPEIKIKGAEHQEEEVEVEGDSSPEVKTKGAKHQEEEEVEVEEEPINNLQVSEPQGVKKSRFFSRLRFISLLMILVVGFLSFSSTDSPIFNNGSSVLKDSRIYKLYDSSELKDVFEEFVINFNDWSSKHISSYVSKLIPTINGIDKPPASIQFYNLSSFQEYALINGGGFVDPIKLDLGEMYDQYFEDEDETEESLQEEEIGNSEIEEEEEEEEEIEDEVIKSDIITKEESFPLQTEFDQNEEQSVNDATLVLIQEVDSSASSSVVGDDDVLIQEVDSSASSSVVGDDDVLIQKVDSSASASSSVVSDDNVLIQEVDSSSSSSSVVIDDNVQTSEELSSSTHNLLTEANSSLDHILATISVLLAVLIPAFLYVNHHQKRKEVVDDDPAAAAAPAPAPCSSEASSFETSTGNKKKKRVVMKSSNSSVRRESLAASSSTEFSMESSSYGSFTTYEKMITKKNNGYDEEMVTTPVRRSSRIRSQISSVTSQ; encoded by the exons ATGGCGCAATCTTCCAACAGATCTCCTTCCCCCATTTCAAACAGACAAAACCCTAGTTCAAGATTCACAGAGCAGAATCCGATCGCAAGAAGAAGCTTAACTGGCAGCCCATTTTCCCGGCCTCCTATCCTTTCCAACACTAAAAGCTTCAATTCCAAGACACCTGCAAATAGCCCTTCAG ATTTTACAAGAAACTCGGCAGAATTTTGTTCAAGGGAGGATAAAGAGAACACCGTAGATCACTCGATGAAGCCGACAAAGGTCCGATCGCCGGCGATATTGAAGAAGGGTTCGAAGAATTTCATGGCGCCGACCATTTCCGCGGCTTCAAAGTTCACCCCTTCTCCGAGAAAGAAGATTCTTGGAGAGAAAAACGACTCCGTCCGGACATCAATGTCTGATTCTTTCGAAAAAGTTGCGGAGAGATTTGAGATGAACTCGGAAGTGGGTTCTGACGAAAACGAGATCGAGGCTTTGAATGATGATTCAGATGTCCTAAATCTATATCAAAAGGAGGAGGGTTTTGAATCATTATCAAAAGAAACATCGTCAGATTTCCTTGGTGATGATGATTGTAGCCTCAAGAAGATTCCTATTTCCTTTACCGTTTCTCCAATTATAGATGCTGATCCATCTCTTCCACCTTACGATCCCAAAACAAATTATCTCTCTCCCAGGCCTAAATTCCTTCATTTCAAACCAAACCCAAGAATTCGATCTTACCTCGGAAAGGAAAACGGGGAAATCAAAATGTTAGAAGATATATATGAATTGGGGAACTTGTCCTCAGACACTGAAGAAACTGAGTCTGACGATTCACAAAAAGGATCTTGTGAGGAAGATTCTTCACCTGAGGTTAAAACAAAAGGAGCGAAacatcaagaagaagaagaagttgaaaaagattcttcacctgaaattaaaataaaaggagCAGAacatcaagaagaagaagttgaggTTGAAGGAGATTCTTCACCTGAAGTTAAAACAAAAGGAGCAAAacatcaagaagaagaagaagttgaagttgaagaagaaccAATCAATAACCTGCAAGTTTCTGAACCACAAGGAGTTAAAAAATCGAGGTTCTTTTCAAGATTGAGGTTCATTTCCTTGCTTATGATACTAGTGGTTGGTTTCTTATCCTTTTCATCTACCGATTCTCCTATCTTTAATAATGGTTCATCAGTTCTAAAGGATTCGagaatttataaactttatgaCTCATCTGAACTCAAAGATGTTTTCGAGGAATTTGTTATAAATTTCAATGACTGGTCAAGCAAACACATATCATCTTATGTGTCTAAACTAATCCCTACAATAAATGGGATAGATAAGCCTCCAGCCAGCATTCAGTTTTATAACCTGTCTTCTTTTCAAGAGTATGCACTAATCAACGGAGGAGGGTTTGTTGACCCTATTAAGTTGGATCTTGGGGAAATGTATGATCAGTAttttgaggatgaagatgaaactgAGGAATCCTTACAGGAAGAAGAGATTGGTAATTCAGAGattgaagaagaggaggaggaagaagaagagattgaggATGAAGTTATTAAGTCTGACATTATTACAAAAGAAGAGTCTTTTCCACTGCAAACTGAATTCGACCAGAATGAAGAACAGAGTGTTAATGATGCTACTTTGGTTCTTATTCAGGAAGTGGATTCATCAGCATCATCATCAGTTGttggtgatgatgatgttctTATTCAGGAAGTGGATTCATCAGCATCATCATCAGTTGttggtgatgatgatgttctTATTCAGAAAGTGGATTCATCAGCATCAGCATCATCATCAGTTGTTAGTGATGATAATGTTCTTATTCAGGAAGTggattcatcatcatcatcatcatcagttGTTATTGATGATAATGTTCAAACTTCAGAAGAATTATCTTCATCAACTCATAATCTGTTAACCGAAGCTAATTCTTCGTTAGACCACATCTTGGCCACCATCTCAGTTCTTCTAGCAGTCCTTATACCAGCTTTCTTGTATGTGAATCATCATCAAAAGAGAAAGGAAGTTGTGGATGATGatcctgctgctgctgctgctccTGCTCCTGCTCCATGTTCATCTGAAGCCAGCAGCTTTGAGACAAGTACAggaaacaagaagaagaagagggtgGTAATGAAAAGCAGCAACTCCTCAGTAAGGAGAGAGTCATTGGCTGCTTCTTCTTCAACTGAATTCTCAATGGAATCGTCTTCTTATGGAAGTTTCACCACTTATGAGAAGATGATCACTAAGAAGAACAAT GGATATGATGAAGAAATGGTGACAACTCCGGTCAGGCGATCTAGCAGGATCAGAAGCCAAATCAGCAGCGTCACTTCTCAGTGA